One Eubacteriales bacterium mix99 genomic window carries:
- the flgC gene encoding flagellar basal body rod protein FlgC gives MKVFDTMQISASGLTAERLRMDTIASNIANVNTTHTEQGGPYRRKIAVFQENLATERDRESGKIGSVSRGIKAVGVVEDKSPLQSVFDPTHPDADANGYVSMPNVNILNEMVDLIASTRAYEANVTAVNATKGMMARALEIGRG, from the coding sequence ATGAAGGTATTTGACACAATGCAGATCAGTGCCAGCGGGTTGACAGCGGAACGTCTGCGGATGGATACCATTGCTTCCAATATAGCAAATGTAAATACCACGCATACCGAGCAGGGCGGTCCCTATCGGCGGAAAATAGCAGTTTTTCAGGAGAATCTGGCGACGGAACGGGACAGGGAGTCCGGCAAAATCGGGAGCGTCAGCAGGGGGATCAAGGCAGTGGGGGTTGTGGAGGACAAAAGTCCCCTGCAAAGTGTGTTCGATCCAACCCATCCGGATGCTGATGCAAACGGATATGTCAGTATGCCGAATGTCAATATATTGAATGAGATGGTGGATCTGATTGCATCCACCAGAGCCTACGAAGCCAATGTCACCGCAGTGAATGCCACAAAGGGTATGATGGCCAGGGCCTTGGAGATTGGCAGAGGATAG
- the flgB gene encoding flagellar basal body rod protein FlgB, which translates to MIRILEDPTYELLKKALDASWLRQQAISDNIANINTPGYQAERVVFEEELEKSMSDRPASLNAVQEGSGSLREADREVEPRLVRDKSPAMRNDKNNVDIDLEVSNMAANQLLYSTLVEQANQKLNTLRYLVRGGS; encoded by the coding sequence TTGATCCGGATTCTGGAGGATCCGACATACGAATTACTGAAAAAGGCGCTGGACGCATCCTGGCTGCGGCAGCAAGCCATTTCCGACAATATCGCAAATATCAACACACCCGGTTATCAGGCAGAGAGAGTGGTTTTTGAAGAAGAGCTGGAGAAGTCCATGTCAGACAGGCCGGCATCCCTGAATGCAGTACAGGAGGGTTCCGGCAGCCTGAGGGAAGCAGACCGGGAAGTTGAGCCAAGATTGGTAAGGGACAAATCTCCTGCCATGAGAAACGACAAAAACAATGTGGATATTGATCTTGAGGTGTCGAATATGGCGGCAAATCAGCTTTTGTACAGCACTTTAGTTGAGCAGGCCAATCAAAAATTAAATACTCTGCGATATCTGGTCCGGGGAGGAAGTTGA
- the fliS gene encoding flagellar export chaperone FliS — protein MDRYSNGYEVYQENQISTSSRSGLLLMLYDGALKFLRFALTAMEEKKVEEAHGNLVKVQDILNELMATLNFDAGEIAGKLYSLYEYMNQELIDANIQKDSEKVEKVYGMLEELRNAWAKAMDPA, from the coding sequence ATGGATCGGTATTCCAACGGCTATGAAGTCTATCAGGAGAATCAGATCAGCACTTCATCCCGCAGCGGGCTGTTGCTGATGCTGTATGACGGGGCACTGAAATTTTTAAGATTTGCCCTGACGGCCATGGAGGAGAAAAAGGTGGAAGAGGCCCATGGCAATCTGGTAAAGGTGCAGGATATCCTGAATGAGCTGATGGCTACCCTGAACTTTGATGCCGGTGAGATTGCAGGGAAGTTATACAGCCTGTATGAATATATGAACCAGGAGTTAATCGATGCAAACATTCAAAAGGACAGTGAAAAAGTGGAAAAGGTATATGGCATGCTGGAAGAATTGCGGAATGCGTGGGCGAAGGCGATGGATCCGGCCTGA